A window of Streptomyces gilvosporeus contains these coding sequences:
- the mtrA gene encoding two-component system response regulator MtrA: protein MKGRVLVVDDDTALAEMLGIVLRGEGFEPSFVSDGDKALAAFRETKPDLVLLDLMLPGRDGIEVCRLIRAESGVPIVMLTAKSDTVDVVVGLESGADDYIVKPFKPKELVARIRARLRRSEEPAPEQLAIGDLVIDVAGHSVKRGGQSIALTPLEFDLLVALARKPWQVFTREVLLEQVWGYRHAADTRLVNVHVQRLRSKVERDPERPEIVVTVRGVGYKAGPS, encoded by the coding sequence ATGAAGGGACGCGTCCTGGTCGTCGACGACGACACCGCACTGGCAGAGATGCTCGGCATTGTGCTGCGCGGCGAAGGGTTTGAACCGTCGTTCGTGTCGGACGGTGACAAGGCCCTGGCCGCCTTCCGCGAGACCAAGCCCGATCTTGTGCTGCTCGACCTGATGCTGCCCGGACGGGACGGTATCGAGGTCTGCCGGCTGATCCGGGCCGAGTCCGGGGTGCCGATCGTGATGCTGACCGCCAAGAGCGACACCGTGGATGTGGTGGTCGGGCTTGAGTCGGGCGCGGACGACTACATCGTCAAGCCGTTCAAGCCCAAGGAGCTGGTGGCCCGGATCCGGGCGCGGCTGCGGCGTTCGGAGGAGCCGGCGCCCGAGCAGCTGGCGATCGGTGACCTGGTCATCGATGTGGCGGGTCACTCCGTGAAGCGGGGCGGGCAGTCGATCGCGCTGACGCCGTTGGAGTTCGATCTGCTGGTGGCGCTGGCGCGCAAGCCGTGGCAGGTATTCACCCGTGAGGTGCTGCTCGAGCAGGTCTGGGGCTATCGGCACGCCGCGGACACCCGGCTGGTCAATGTCCATGTGCAGCGGCTGCGTTCCAAGGTCGAGCGGGATCCGGAGCGTCCGGAGATCGTGGTGACCGTGCGCGGTGTCGGCTACAAGGCCGGGCCGAGCTGA
- the mtnA gene encoding S-methyl-5-thioribose-1-phosphate isomerase encodes MADHYEVSEAGAQALGIPSLRWAEPPEGPVVVLLDQTRLPAEEAELVCTDVPALVQAIRTLAVRGAPLLGIAGAYGVALAAARGFDVDEAVEMLAHARPTAVNLGYGVRRAAAAYREAAGRGGGPQTAAAAALAEARAVHAEDIEASARMADHGLALLGELLPGGGHRLLTHCNTGHLVSGGEGTALAVARAAHRAGELRRLWVDETRPLLQGARLTAYEAARAGMAYSVLADGAAGSLFAAGEVDAVLIGADRIAADGSVANKVGSYPLAVLARYHHVPFVVVAPTTTVDFETEEGADIEVEQRPGSEVTELSLPYGQGPGEGPGVGVAVAPVGAQAYNPAFDVTPPELVTAIVTEAGVVSPVTREGLVRVCSTSRWSKSRSGNGMMAE; translated from the coding sequence GTGGCCGATCACTACGAGGTGTCCGAGGCGGGCGCGCAGGCGCTCGGAATCCCGTCGTTGCGCTGGGCGGAGCCGCCCGAGGGGCCGGTGGTGGTGCTCCTCGACCAGACCCGGCTGCCGGCGGAGGAGGCCGAGCTGGTCTGTACGGATGTACCGGCGCTGGTGCAGGCGATCCGGACGCTGGCGGTGCGCGGTGCGCCACTGCTGGGTATCGCGGGTGCCTACGGGGTCGCGCTGGCGGCGGCGCGTGGCTTCGATGTGGACGAAGCGGTGGAGATGCTGGCGCATGCCCGGCCGACCGCGGTCAATCTCGGGTACGGCGTGCGACGGGCGGCCGCCGCCTACCGTGAAGCGGCCGGTCGCGGGGGCGGTCCGCAGACCGCGGCGGCTGCGGCGCTGGCCGAGGCGCGGGCCGTCCATGCGGAGGACATCGAGGCCAGCGCGCGGATGGCGGATCACGGGCTGGCGCTCCTGGGAGAGCTGCTGCCGGGCGGCGGTCACCGGCTGCTCACACACTGCAATACGGGACACCTGGTGTCCGGGGGCGAGGGGACCGCCCTGGCGGTGGCGCGAGCCGCGCACCGGGCCGGTGAGCTGCGACGGCTGTGGGTGGACGAGACGCGGCCGCTGTTGCAGGGGGCGCGGCTGACGGCGTACGAGGCGGCGCGGGCGGGCATGGCGTACAGCGTGCTCGCGGACGGGGCGGCGGGATCGCTGTTCGCCGCGGGCGAGGTGGACGCGGTGCTGATCGGTGCGGACCGCATCGCGGCCGACGGGTCGGTCGCCAACAAGGTCGGCAGCTATCCGCTGGCGGTGCTGGCGCGTTATCACCATGTGCCGTTCGTGGTGGTGGCGCCGACGACCACGGTGGATTTCGAGACGGAAGAGGGTGCGGACATAGAGGTGGAACAGCGGCCGGGCAGCGAGGTGACGGAGCTCTCGTTGCCGTACGGACAGGGGCCCGGGGAGGGTCCCGGGGTGGGTGTCGCGGTGGCGCCCGTGGGCGCGCAGGCCTACAACCCGGCGTTCGATGTGACTCCTCCCGAGCTGGTGACGGCGATCGTGACGGAGGCCGGAGTGGTCTCACCGGTCACGCGGGAAGGGCTTGTGCGAGTGTGTTCCACATCACGATGGAGTAAGTCACGATCAGGTAATGGGATGATGGCCGAATGA
- a CDS encoding DUF7544 domain-containing protein has protein sequence MNNSPGWASPGSAPSDEPDRGTQEQPGPQTAPDEPVAEQPTPPNWSKQQPPAGEWSSPAGIPAQGGARSRAGAIPHQGGWHGPQGDGGPVWGGGWSPVPPAAKPGVIPLRPLGVGEILDGAASTMRAHWRTVLGISLIVAAVSQTLITVVSGLWLPGRQPAPDAGSGPELRQALRDTGQALAGSAVTSLIGLLATLIATGLLTMVTSRAVLGRPVTTADAWKDARGQLPRLLGLLLLFPLMLFAVAAVGLAPGIILTSSGSLAPGLLLIVLGGLAGFVVSVWLAVRYSLASPALMLEKQGVIASMRRSAKLVRGSWWRVLGIQLLAFLIVALIESIIQIPATLIAFIVDGESLMDWANGTSDSTGWTFLIVIGIGAVISSALTFPISAGVTALLYMDQRIRREALDLELARAAGLSGYGTAPTGAAGSGTPTDTTPGS, from the coding sequence ATGAACAACTCTCCGGGCTGGGCCTCGCCCGGATCCGCCCCCTCCGACGAGCCGGACCGCGGCACCCAGGAGCAGCCCGGCCCACAGACCGCCCCGGACGAGCCCGTCGCCGAGCAGCCGACCCCGCCGAACTGGTCCAAGCAGCAACCGCCCGCCGGCGAGTGGTCCTCGCCCGCCGGGATCCCCGCGCAAGGCGGCGCCCGCTCCCGCGCCGGCGCCATCCCCCACCAGGGCGGCTGGCACGGCCCGCAGGGGGACGGCGGCCCCGTATGGGGCGGCGGCTGGTCCCCGGTCCCGCCGGCCGCCAAGCCCGGCGTGATCCCACTGCGTCCGCTCGGCGTCGGCGAAATCCTCGACGGCGCGGCCTCCACCATGCGCGCCCACTGGCGCACGGTGCTCGGCATATCGCTGATCGTCGCGGCCGTCTCGCAGACCCTCATCACGGTCGTCAGCGGACTGTGGCTCCCCGGCCGCCAGCCCGCCCCGGACGCCGGCTCCGGCCCGGAGCTGCGCCAGGCCCTGCGCGATACGGGCCAGGCCCTCGCCGGAAGCGCCGTCACCTCGCTGATCGGGCTGCTCGCCACCCTCATCGCCACGGGCCTGCTGACCATGGTCACCAGCCGCGCCGTCCTCGGCCGCCCGGTCACCACCGCCGATGCCTGGAAGGACGCCCGAGGTCAACTCCCCCGTCTGCTCGGCCTGCTGCTCCTGTTCCCCCTGATGCTCTTCGCCGTCGCAGCGGTCGGCCTGGCTCCCGGCATCATCCTGACGTCCTCCGGCAGCCTCGCACCGGGCCTCCTCCTCATCGTGCTCGGCGGCCTGGCCGGCTTCGTCGTCAGCGTCTGGCTGGCGGTCCGCTACAGCCTCGCCTCCCCGGCACTGATGCTGGAGAAGCAGGGCGTCATCGCCTCCATGCGCCGCTCCGCCAAGCTCGTACGCGGCTCCTGGTGGCGGGTCCTGGGCATCCAGCTCCTCGCCTTCCTGATCGTCGCCCTGATCGAGTCGATCATCCAGATCCCGGCCACTCTCATCGCCTTCATCGTCGACGGCGAGAGCCTGATGGACTGGGCCAACGGCACCAGTGACTCCACCGGCTGGACCTTCCTGATCGTGATCGGCATCGGAGCCGTCATCAGCTCGGCGCTCACCTTCCCGATCAGCGCGGGCGTGACCGCGCTCCTCTACATGGACCAGCGCATCCGCCGCGAGGCCCTCGACCTCGAACTCGCCCGCGCCGCCGGCCTGTCCGGCTACGGCACCGCACCGACGGGAGCGGCCGGATCCGGCACACCCACCGACACCACTCCGGGAAGCTGA
- a CDS encoding DUF4129 domain-containing protein, producing MARSDDDIPLRTPRVPAREAAERELSDPRYHQHDPTVLQRALNWFWDRVDELFHTAAGATPGGWVGLVTVAAVVVLLIVALRLRLGAIRRTPTTGGTLFTDIPRTAAEHRAAADLLAADNLWSRAIQERMRALVLALEERALLTPGPGRTADEAVALVGRLLPAHADRLRAAARTFDDVTYGGRPGTEREYALLAALDSDLQHAKPSLTTAPARSRG from the coding sequence ATGGCACGCTCCGACGACGACATACCGTTGCGGACACCGCGCGTGCCCGCCCGCGAGGCGGCGGAGCGCGAGCTGTCCGATCCCCGGTACCACCAGCACGACCCCACTGTGCTCCAACGGGCGCTGAATTGGTTCTGGGACCGCGTCGACGAGCTGTTCCACACAGCCGCCGGTGCCACACCCGGCGGCTGGGTCGGGCTCGTCACCGTCGCCGCGGTGGTGGTCCTGCTGATCGTCGCGCTACGACTGCGACTCGGTGCGATACGCCGCACCCCAACCACCGGCGGCACCCTCTTCACGGACATCCCGCGCACCGCCGCCGAACACCGCGCGGCCGCCGACCTGCTCGCCGCCGACAACCTGTGGAGCCGGGCGATCCAGGAACGCATGCGCGCCCTGGTCCTGGCCCTGGAAGAGCGGGCACTGCTCACGCCCGGCCCCGGCCGCACCGCCGACGAAGCCGTGGCCCTCGTCGGCCGGTTGCTCCCCGCGCATGCCGACCGGCTCCGCGCCGCGGCCCGTACCTTTGACGACGTCACATACGGCGGCCGCCCCGGCACCGAGCGGGAGTACGCCCTCCTCGCCGCCCTCGACAGCGACCTGCAACACGCCAAGCCCTCTCTCACCACCGCCCCGGCCAGGAGCCGCGGATGA